Proteins encoded by one window of Lycium barbarum isolate Lr01 chromosome 11, ASM1917538v2, whole genome shotgun sequence:
- the LOC132618266 gene encoding zinc finger CCCH domain-containing protein 2-like: MEGLCAEQHHHHKYHPSHQLYLNKKSLRDIDIPPRKLLSRRSTLSIDPENMFMDSPKSVGAESDTLFQKFLPYNSLDDDDDPYSSDHFRMYEFKVRRCTRSRSHDWTDCPFAHPGEKARRRDPRRFHYSGTVCSEFRKGNCSRGDNCEFAHGVFECWLHPTRYRTEACKDGKNCKRKVCFFAHTPRQLRVLPPSCHESSCSPRNSNTSPLEKKYRNWNHCCVYCHSVSASPTSTLIGMSHMSPPMSPSLSPPLSPANRTQFSSPMSRYTDRFGSVEMGQLDPAGLMSYKDALTELVSSLEAMNVNEVPNSSSSGGVVASHSGNFDGNLNLPWLDVNFNNSNSYDDQQQFLLSPSTPMSPSPVSSSRTKFYTREFPSPSPVSNSRLSFGEEANNNGANKYYNDNGLGGPDLGWVNDLLT, translated from the coding sequence atGGAAGGTCTTTGTGCTGAGCAACATCATCATCACAAGTATCATCCCTCACACCAACTTTACCTCAACAAAAAATCCCTTCGTGACATTGACATTCCCCCAAGAAAACTCCTTAGCCGCCGTTCAACTCTCTCAATCGACCCTGAAAACATGTTTATGGACTCTCCTAAGTCTGTAGGGGCGGAGTCTGACACCCTTTTTCAGAAATTCTTACCGTACAACAGCCTGGACGACGATGATGATCCGTACTCGTCTGACCATTTCCGTATGTACGAGTTTAAAGTCAGACGTTGTACTCGTAGCAGGAGCCACGATTGGACTGATTGTCCTTTTGCACATCCCGGTGAGAAGGCTCGTCGGAGAGACCCACGGAGGTTTCATTATTCTGGTACGGTTTGTTCTGAGTTTCGTAAGGGGAATTGTAGCCGTGGTGATAATTGTGAGTTTGCGCACGGGGTTTTCGAATGTTGGCTACACCCAACTAGGTACAGAACTGAAGCATGCAAAGATGGGAAAAACTGCAAAAGGAAGGTTTGTTTCTTTGCACATACTCCAAGACAACTTCGTGTTCTGCCACCTAGTTGTCATGAAAGTAGTTGTTCACCAAGAAACTCGAATACTTCCCCTCTTGAGAAGAAGTACAGGAATTGGAACCATTGTTGTGTTTATTGCCATTCTGTTTCTGCTTCCCCTACATCTACTTTGATCGGCATGTCACATATGTCGCCGCCTATGTCGCCATCACTTTCACCACCACTTTCCCCTGCAAATAGAACTCAATTTTCATCACCTATGTCGCGTTACACCGATCGTTTTGGGAGTGTTGAAATGGGCCAGCTTGATCCAGCTGGGCTGATGAGTTATAAAGATGCACTTACTGAATTGGTTAGTTCTTTGGAAGCTATGAATGTGAATGAAGTACCAAATTCTTCTTCTTCAGGAGGTGTTGTGGCTTCTCATTCTGGTAATTTTGATGGGAATTTGAATTTACCATGGTTGGATGTGAATTTTAATAACAGTAACAGTTATGATGATCAGCAACAGTTCCTTCTTTCTCCTTCAACTCCAATGTCCCCAAGTCCAGTTTCTAGTTCAAGAACCAAGTTTTACACAAGGGAATTTCCATCTCCTAGTCCTGTTTCTAACTCAAGGTTGAGCTTTGGAGAAGAAGCCAATAATAATGGTGCAAACAAATACTACAATGACAATGGATTAGGTGGACCAGATCTTGGTTGGGTCAATGATCTCTTGACCTAA